One part of the Gossypium raimondii isolate GPD5lz chromosome 1, ASM2569854v1, whole genome shotgun sequence genome encodes these proteins:
- the LOC105779677 gene encoding uncharacterized protein LOC105779677: MTHQHKFHCVVTLLFPAQNYLHHHLYLIHISQYKESFTLLHSISSKLSSSSSFFVAGSAMLEGKAVVGETDMLQTMQQVALDVAAKALDFFDVTEATEIARFIKKEFDRAYGSGWQCIVGTDFGSFVTHCSGCFIYFCIGSLAILLFRGSAATEPDPHHFSALETLKA; this comes from the exons ATGACTCATCAGCATAAGTTCCATTGCGTGGTTACCCTTTTATTCCCAGCTCAGAATTACCTCCACCACCACTTGTATTTAATCCATATATCGCAGTATAAAGAGAGCTTTACTTTGCTTCACTCTATCAGCTCAaagctttcttcttcttcttctttttttgttgcaggTTCAGCCATGCTGGAAGGCAAGGCAGTCGTCGGAGAAACCGATATGCTTCAAACCATGCAGCAGGTTGCTCTGGATGTAGCTGCTAAAGCCCTCGATTTCTTCGATGTCACCGAGGCTACTGAGATCGCACGCTTCATAAAGAAG GAATTTGATAGAGCATATGGAAGTGGATGGCAATGCATTGTGGGAACTGATTTTGGTTCATTTGTGACACACTGCTCTGGTTGCTTCATATATTTTTGCATTGGCAGCCTTGCTATTTTGCTTTTCAGGGGCTCTGCTGCCACTGAACCTGACCCACACCACTTTTCTGCTTTAGAGACACTCAAAGCTTAG